One Mucilaginibacter ginkgonis genomic region harbors:
- a CDS encoding class I mannose-6-phosphate isomerase yields MNIDTNLLEKSIATESPLRNTSQYVMPANIRERNAPPSEYDIYPVAQLGVSKIFDGYDSLGKYIAEQKTVIIDGYVGVNWDEIRKKLQSCFDKEGYTTNWIQTLDFLKSPDHIRSIISPFLGEQSSVWGTRTTLTLSEFFDNVHFENALNADCDINVVFGIGASLCQSSLPIIYLDVPKNEIQFRMRAGSIFNLGSQSQDEPFQMYKRFYFVDWVVLNSHKKNIFNRITIMADTQWEETLHWTFHNNVSDGLKKLSESVFRVRPWFEPGAWGGQWMKENIDGLNPNAVNLAWSFELIVPENGLVFESDGNLLEVTFDSLLFCCQKNVLGKHAARFGDEFPIRFDFLDTYKGGNLSIQCHPRLKYIQENFGETITQDETYYILEADQNASVYLGFQEDIDPVEFRKELERSQTTGEALTIENFVQVHPAQKHDLFLIPNGTVHSAGAGNVVLEISATPYIFTFKMYDWVRLDLDGKPRPINIDHAFKNLNFDRKGDKVKEELISQPRVIQKTDDYVIVHLPTHPDHFYDVMRLEFDNMLKFVTANSFHVLMLVEGEAILIETENGTKETFAYAETFVVPAAANSYTLKNLGSSRAKIIKAFIK; encoded by the coding sequence ATGAATATTGATACTAATTTACTTGAAAAATCTATAGCGACTGAATCTCCATTGCGCAACACGTCTCAATACGTTATGCCTGCAAATATTAGAGAGAGAAACGCACCACCATCAGAATATGATATTTATCCTGTTGCACAACTAGGTGTAAGTAAGATTTTTGACGGATACGACAGCTTAGGAAAATACATTGCTGAACAAAAGACAGTGATAATAGATGGTTACGTTGGCGTTAATTGGGATGAAATTCGTAAAAAACTTCAGTCTTGCTTTGATAAAGAGGGCTATACAACAAACTGGATACAAACATTAGATTTCTTAAAATCACCCGATCACATCAGATCTATCATTAGCCCGTTTCTAGGAGAACAGTCATCAGTCTGGGGGACCAGAACAACATTAACATTATCAGAATTTTTTGATAACGTTCATTTCGAAAATGCATTGAATGCTGATTGCGACATAAATGTCGTCTTTGGTATCGGCGCGTCTTTATGTCAATCCTCATTACCTATCATATATCTGGACGTTCCTAAAAATGAAATACAATTTCGCATGCGTGCAGGGAGCATCTTTAATCTGGGCAGCCAGTCGCAAGATGAACCTTTTCAAATGTACAAGAGGTTCTATTTTGTAGACTGGGTTGTTTTGAACAGCCATAAGAAAAATATCTTTAATAGGATAACTATTATGGCTGATACGCAATGGGAGGAAACACTTCATTGGACATTCCATAATAATGTTAGCGACGGGTTAAAGAAATTAAGTGAATCGGTTTTCAGAGTCAGGCCATGGTTTGAGCCCGGCGCCTGGGGCGGTCAATGGATGAAAGAAAACATTGACGGGCTCAATCCAAATGCAGTAAACCTGGCGTGGTCTTTCGAGTTAATCGTACCTGAAAATGGTTTGGTTTTTGAAAGCGATGGGAACCTTTTAGAGGTGACATTTGACAGCCTTTTATTTTGTTGTCAAAAGAATGTTCTAGGTAAACACGCTGCCCGATTTGGGGATGAATTTCCAATCCGATTTGATTTTCTTGATACTTATAAAGGAGGTAATCTTTCCATTCAATGCCATCCGCGTTTAAAATATATCCAAGAAAATTTTGGTGAAACGATTACTCAGGATGAGACTTACTATATACTGGAAGCTGATCAAAACGCATCTGTATACCTTGGATTTCAAGAGGACATTGATCCAGTTGAATTTAGAAAGGAGTTAGAGCGCAGCCAAACGACCGGCGAGGCTTTGACTATTGAAAACTTTGTGCAAGTTCATCCAGCTCAAAAGCATGATTTGTTTTTGATTCCGAATGGAACGGTTCATAGCGCAGGAGCTGGCAATGTTGTTCTCGAAATTAGCGCCACACCATACATCTTCACATTCAAAATGTATGATTGGGTCAGGTTAGATCTCGACGGCAAGCCGCGACCAATCAATATTGACCATGCATTCAAAAATTTAAATTTTGATAGGAAAGGTGATAAGGTTAAAGAAGAGTTGATTTCTCAGCCTCGCGTGATCCAGAAAACAGATGATTACGTCATTGTGCATTTACCAACCCACCCGGATCACTTTTATGATGTAATGCGACTGGAATTTGACAACATGTTAAAATTTGTCACCGCTAATTCATTCCATGTTTTAATGCTGGTTGAGGGTGAGGCAATACTAATTGAAACTGAAAATGGTACCAAAGAAACTTTCGCATATGCGGAAACATTTGTAGTTCCCGCAGCAGCAAATTCCTATACACTTAAAAATCTCGGCAGTAGTAGGGCAAAAATTATAAAAGCCTTTATAAAATAA
- a CDS encoding SusC/RagA family TonB-linked outer membrane protein, with protein sequence MRLKLLLEQKWTQKCLRTANFLGLMVVLILCCINQQAKAARPTINFTVNAANTVSGQVLDDQGRPLPGVTIRLINTKLGTVTDVNGNYKLTLPDENAGGTLSFSFIGFLTQTIQIGNRTQINISLKTDTTRSLNEVVVVGYGTQRRATINSAIGTVGAKDINDKPVLNAAQALQGQSPNLIIQQSTLNPGSNPIVNIRGVATTGNNDPLLVIDGIVSQSINDINLINPNDIANVSVLKDAGSAAIYGSRGANGVILVTTKSGKLNQKAQVAYNGNFGLQQPDILVKKVNAADNAYYKNEALANSGLPPAYTPEQIQQIAAQGNGNWDINHLVYNAPQTSQNISVSGGGTTNTYFISAGYLNQFSNFIGNGGSGPRFGYQKYNLRLNESAIVGKFKLTGILEYTKSRNKTNTVGDNNIFADANRVPHNYNFYDANGNYLTNSFASQYNEYGVLLNGGANQADNDRIYGNLNGTLSITNWLSLTGVFGGTLQNNGNFFRRTQVNYIPSGVYGNDLTTFDNNSKSSSYNTQVYLGLNKSFGMHNVSATLGVSSELYSQRGFQLQKTLTDPVFGNATTGTLIDATNSYNCITVQANSRQSAFGRINYDFKSRYFIDFVFREDASSKFASGRRNGFFPSVNVGYLISDEDFFKPIKGTVNNLKLRASYSVVGNEQTAGNYTYLTTYFNYAGAYGYNNVIQGGAGTNLSNPFLTWERARTLNLGFDFGLFNNKLTGTFEYFNKVTSDIQQTPLDVPSIFGASPPTANVAKVGDRGWEFEITYTLKTGKVTQSFSPNIGNTYNKLLQLTGNTQQILYNQDVYQLIRRVGDPVTQYYGFQTNGFFQNAAEVASYPKPAGAVVGPGDLKFKDLNGDGKIDDNDKKVLGDPFPHYTFGFNYRIAVAGFDATIFLQGVGKRDEFLRGELVEPFHYNYGTTLYEHMTDYWTPNNPDARYPRLATIGSASNTNNWRTGSDLYKFNAAYVRLKNVNIGYTLPQKISRKAGMERVRLSLIGQNLLTFSKLNFYDPETTEFGNSVSPSSASNSARSYLLPKFYGAGLDITF encoded by the coding sequence ATGAGATTAAAACTTTTACTTGAACAAAAATGGACACAGAAATGTCTGAGAACAGCCAATTTTCTTGGATTAATGGTCGTGCTTATTTTATGCTGTATTAATCAGCAAGCCAAAGCCGCACGTCCCACGATTAATTTTACCGTAAATGCAGCAAACACTGTTTCCGGTCAAGTCCTAGATGACCAGGGTAGGCCGCTTCCCGGTGTAACCATAAGATTGATAAATACCAAATTAGGCACAGTTACAGATGTAAATGGTAACTACAAGTTAACACTACCAGATGAGAATGCGGGTGGCACCCTTTCTTTTTCATTTATAGGTTTCCTCACTCAGACTATTCAAATTGGCAACCGCACTCAAATTAATATCAGTTTGAAAACTGATACAACGAGGTCATTAAATGAAGTTGTGGTGGTTGGATATGGAACACAACGCCGGGCGACTATCAATAGTGCTATTGGAACGGTTGGGGCTAAGGATATTAATGATAAACCGGTTCTCAATGCCGCTCAGGCATTGCAAGGACAGTCTCCCAATCTTATTATTCAGCAAAGTACACTTAACCCTGGTAGTAATCCGATTGTTAACATTAGGGGAGTTGCGACTACCGGGAATAATGATCCGCTCTTAGTAATAGACGGAATTGTTTCCCAATCAATTAACGATATCAACCTTATCAATCCCAATGATATCGCTAATGTAAGTGTTCTTAAGGATGCTGGCTCGGCGGCAATATATGGCTCAAGGGGTGCGAATGGAGTAATTTTGGTTACCACAAAAAGTGGCAAGTTAAACCAAAAAGCCCAGGTTGCTTATAATGGAAATTTTGGTTTGCAACAGCCCGACATTTTGGTTAAAAAAGTGAACGCCGCTGATAATGCGTATTATAAAAACGAAGCTTTAGCTAATTCAGGGCTTCCTCCGGCATATACACCGGAACAAATCCAGCAGATTGCGGCACAGGGTAATGGAAATTGGGACATCAATCATTTGGTTTACAATGCGCCTCAAACCTCGCAGAACATCAGCGTCAGCGGTGGTGGTACAACAAACACGTATTTCATCTCAGCGGGATATTTAAATCAGTTTTCCAATTTTATTGGTAATGGTGGTTCAGGGCCAAGATTTGGTTACCAGAAGTATAACTTACGGCTTAACGAATCGGCAATTGTCGGTAAATTTAAACTGACCGGAATTCTTGAATATACCAAATCGAGGAACAAAACAAACACGGTTGGTGACAATAATATTTTCGCAGATGCTAATCGCGTCCCACACAATTATAATTTTTACGATGCAAATGGAAATTATCTAACAAACTCATTTGCCTCTCAATATAACGAATATGGCGTTCTGCTTAATGGCGGCGCGAACCAAGCTGATAATGATCGTATTTACGGTAATTTAAATGGTACTTTAAGTATAACCAACTGGCTGTCATTGACAGGGGTCTTTGGTGGAACTCTTCAGAACAATGGCAATTTTTTCAGAAGGACACAGGTTAATTATATACCATCCGGTGTTTACGGGAATGACCTTACAACATTTGATAACAACTCAAAAAGCTCTTCCTACAATACACAGGTCTATCTCGGTTTAAATAAATCATTTGGCATGCATAATGTTAGTGCCACTCTCGGTGTTTCGAGTGAGCTGTACAGTCAGCGTGGTTTTCAATTACAAAAAACATTAACTGATCCTGTATTCGGCAATGCCACTACAGGTACACTAATTGATGCTACGAATTCCTATAACTGCATCACTGTACAGGCTAACAGCAGACAATCTGCCTTCGGCCGAATAAATTACGACTTTAAAAGCCGCTATTTCATAGACTTTGTATTTCGCGAGGATGCTTCTTCAAAATTTGCGAGTGGCCGAAGAAACGGATTTTTCCCATCAGTAAATGTTGGTTACCTGATTTCAGATGAAGATTTTTTCAAACCAATAAAAGGTACTGTAAACAATTTAAAATTAAGAGCCAGTTATAGTGTTGTCGGTAACGAACAGACTGCAGGTAATTATACCTATTTGACAACATATTTTAATTATGCTGGCGCATATGGATATAATAACGTAATTCAAGGTGGTGCCGGAACGAACCTCTCGAATCCATTTCTAACTTGGGAGAGAGCACGAACCTTGAATCTGGGATTTGATTTTGGGTTGTTTAACAACAAACTGACAGGAACATTTGAATACTTTAACAAAGTAACAAGTGATATCCAGCAAACACCGCTGGATGTCCCATCTATATTTGGAGCATCGCCTCCGACAGCAAACGTAGCAAAAGTTGGTGATCGAGGTTGGGAATTTGAGATTACTTATACCTTAAAAACAGGTAAGGTAACACAAAGCTTTAGCCCTAATATTGGTAATACTTACAACAAGCTGCTTCAACTGACTGGAAATACACAGCAAATATTATACAATCAAGATGTATATCAGTTAATCCGTCGTGTTGGCGATCCTGTAACACAATATTATGGGTTTCAAACAAATGGCTTTTTTCAAAACGCAGCTGAGGTTGCTTCTTACCCAAAACCGGCAGGTGCCGTTGTAGGCCCTGGTGACTTAAAATTTAAAGATCTTAATGGCGATGGAAAAATAGATGACAACGACAAGAAGGTACTTGGAGATCCTTTTCCGCATTATACCTTCGGTTTCAACTATCGAATTGCTGTAGCCGGATTTGATGCCACGATCTTTTTACAGGGTGTGGGTAAAAGGGATGAGTTTTTGCGCGGCGAGCTAGTTGAACCATTCCATTATAATTATGGAACAACCTTATACGAACACATGACGGATTATTGGACACCTAATAATCCAGATGCACGTTACCCAAGATTAGCGACGATAGGTTCGGCGTCTAATACGAATAATTGGCGTACTGGTTCTGACCTGTATAAATTTAATGCGGCATACGTAAGATTAAAGAACGTCAACATCGGATATACATTGCCTCAAAAGATAAGTCGCAAAGCAGGAATGGAACGCGTTCGACTTTCTCTAATAGGTCAAAACCTCTTAACATTCTCGAAATTAAATTTTTACGATCCTGAAACGACTGAATTTGGCAATAGTGTGAGTCCGAGCTCAGCGTCAAATAGTGCCAGATCTTATTTACTTCCCAAATTTTACGGCGCAGGCCTTGATATTACCTTTTAA
- a CDS encoding glycoside hydrolase family 97 protein, which yields MRLQKKQVFTIVLLLICVNVFAKKKLNLKSPDGRVSLQITVDNKIRYTLSCDNSILLDTCSLALSLRDEILGSNSTILKTEKTYVDEVIKPYIALKYSSVINRYNSLVITFKRNFAVEFRLYDDGFAYHFITHKKGQIEILNEDITLNFPSAYLLHLQQANSFKTAYQEPYSHVTSTAWRPSDKISTLPILIDTKSGYKMLFSESAVVDYPGSFIKGIGKNGVKAVAPKMPLTFEPDGDRSVKILKEANYIAKTEGNRELPWRYLAITRDDKQLIENTMTLKLAPKSQLLSPAWIKPGQASWEWWNGASPYGQDVNFVSGYNQDTYKYYIDFASKFGIKYIVMDEGWAKSTSDPYTTNPNINLPELIQYGKNKNVGIILWLTWLTVDQHMELFKVFQEWGIRGVKIDFMDRSDQWMVNYYERVAKEAAKHELFVDFHGAFKPSGLEYKYPNILSYEAVKGMEEMSGCTPNNSIYYPFIRNAVGPMDYTPGAMLSMQPESYISARPNSASIGTRVYQMALFIVFESALQMLADNPTLYYRNQDCTEFITSVPTTWDETKALCATVGKLAIVAKRKGEKWFIGGITNNDQPQNVTINLDFLPKNKSFKMTFFEDGVNSDRQAMDYRKKFNTVSSEDTLTFKLARNGGFAARVE from the coding sequence ATGAGGCTTCAAAAAAAACAGGTCTTTACCATTGTATTACTATTGATTTGTGTTAATGTTTTCGCGAAGAAAAAGCTAAACTTAAAATCTCCTGATGGACGAGTTAGCCTTCAAATTACTGTCGATAATAAAATTCGTTATACCTTATCATGCGACAACAGCATCTTGCTTGACACCTGCTCACTTGCACTATCACTTCGCGACGAAATTCTCGGCAGCAATTCAACCATTTTAAAAACGGAGAAAACATATGTTGATGAAGTTATCAAACCATACATCGCCCTAAAATATTCCTCAGTAATTAACAGATACAATTCTTTGGTTATCACTTTTAAAAGAAATTTTGCAGTTGAGTTTCGCCTTTATGATGATGGATTTGCCTACCATTTTATCACCCATAAAAAAGGTCAGATCGAAATTTTAAACGAAGATATAACCTTAAATTTTCCTTCTGCGTATTTACTACACCTACAACAAGCAAATAGCTTTAAAACTGCCTACCAGGAACCCTATAGTCACGTAACATCCACGGCCTGGAGACCAAGTGATAAAATATCTACGTTGCCGATATTAATTGATACCAAATCAGGTTATAAAATGTTGTTTTCAGAATCGGCCGTGGTTGATTATCCCGGTTCCTTCATAAAAGGAATAGGAAAAAATGGGGTTAAAGCCGTTGCACCAAAAATGCCGCTAACATTCGAACCTGATGGGGACAGGAGTGTTAAAATTTTAAAAGAAGCCAACTACATCGCTAAAACAGAAGGAAATCGAGAATTACCATGGCGTTATTTAGCTATTACCAGGGATGACAAGCAGCTTATTGAAAATACAATGACATTAAAATTAGCACCTAAATCTCAACTTTTATCTCCCGCATGGATTAAGCCCGGACAGGCCAGCTGGGAATGGTGGAACGGCGCATCGCCCTACGGTCAGGATGTAAACTTTGTATCAGGATATAATCAGGATACATATAAATACTACATTGATTTCGCATCGAAATTTGGAATCAAATATATAGTAATGGACGAAGGCTGGGCAAAAAGCACATCAGATCCTTATACTACTAACCCGAATATTAATTTACCTGAATTAATCCAATATGGAAAGAATAAAAATGTTGGTATCATACTTTGGCTTACGTGGCTGACAGTAGATCAGCATATGGAACTATTCAAGGTTTTCCAAGAATGGGGAATCAGGGGGGTAAAAATTGACTTTATGGACCGTAGTGACCAATGGATGGTTAATTACTATGAAAGGGTGGCCAAAGAAGCCGCCAAGCATGAATTATTCGTTGATTTTCATGGTGCCTTTAAGCCCTCAGGCCTGGAATATAAATATCCTAATATCCTGTCTTACGAGGCGGTAAAAGGAATGGAGGAGATGAGTGGCTGTACACCCAATAATAGCATTTATTATCCATTTATACGTAATGCTGTAGGGCCAATGGATTATACTCCCGGCGCAATGCTCAGCATGCAACCAGAATCCTATATTTCAGCCCGGCCAAATTCCGCGAGTATAGGAACCCGTGTATATCAAATGGCTTTATTTATCGTCTTTGAAAGCGCATTACAAATGTTGGCCGACAATCCTACCTTATATTATCGTAACCAGGATTGTACTGAGTTTATAACCAGTGTTCCGACTACATGGGACGAAACAAAGGCGCTTTGTGCCACGGTCGGAAAACTTGCGATAGTAGCTAAACGAAAAGGTGAAAAATGGTTTATAGGTGGCATTACCAATAATGATCAACCCCAAAATGTCACTATAAATTTGGATTTTCTACCAAAAAACAAATCCTTTAAAATGACTTTTTTTGAAGATGGAGTAAATTCAGATAGACAGGCTATGGATTATCGTAAGAAATTTAACACTGTTAGCTCGGAAGACACCCTGACATTTAAACTTGCCAGAAATGGTGGTTTCGCTGCTCGGGTTGAATGA
- a CDS encoding sugar porter family MFS transporter has translation MENLNQYTPAKPSRLYLYLVCLVAALGGFLFGFDTAVISGTVKLVKQNFSLNAINEGWFVSCALLGCIVGVAISGALSDKFGRKIVLILSAILFLVSALGCLWSHSFSELIGFRIVGGLGIGVASMVSPLYISEFAPARYRGTMVSLYQLALTIGIVIAYFSNAYLLSHPGGNGHDLYVNDDKNGSWRLMLGLGALPAGVFLLSLLTVPESPRWLLLKGQIAEASAILVKIDGDEAADKEINDFNLNNNTEKKLPLKRLFSREYRRPIIIGLLLPFFSQVCGINAVIYYGPKILEQAGFALNNALGGQVTIGLVNVVFTFVAILTVDKYGRKPLLYVGVGGAVTALIIIGVLFYNGYTSGPWILISILIFIACFAFSFGPVCWVIIGEIFPSTVRGKAMSLATLSLWIGNFLVGQLTPAFLEFLGPAYTFWLFAGCCAPALILTYKLIPETKGLSLEDIETLWSGHHKNVALDNDKHKVNPLYLKS, from the coding sequence ATGGAAAATCTAAATCAATACACACCTGCCAAGCCAAGCCGCTTATATCTATATCTGGTCTGCCTTGTAGCTGCGCTGGGAGGGTTCCTATTTGGCTTTGACACTGCTGTCATTTCCGGTACAGTAAAATTGGTTAAGCAAAACTTTTCCCTGAACGCAATTAATGAGGGTTGGTTTGTTAGCTGTGCATTATTAGGATGTATTGTAGGAGTGGCTATTTCAGGTGCCCTTAGTGATAAATTCGGACGTAAAATTGTTCTGATTCTATCGGCAATTCTATTTCTCGTCTCTGCGTTGGGATGCTTGTGGTCACACTCCTTCTCTGAATTGATTGGATTCCGTATTGTAGGGGGATTGGGAATAGGTGTGGCATCAATGGTATCGCCACTATATATTTCTGAGTTTGCACCCGCTCGGTATCGGGGTACGATGGTTTCATTATATCAATTGGCCTTAACTATAGGCATTGTAATCGCTTATTTTTCAAACGCGTATCTTCTTAGCCATCCAGGTGGTAACGGTCATGATCTATATGTTAATGATGACAAAAACGGCTCGTGGCGTTTAATGTTGGGGCTTGGCGCACTTCCTGCCGGGGTGTTTCTCTTATCACTTTTAACAGTACCGGAATCTCCACGGTGGTTATTGTTAAAAGGGCAAATAGCCGAGGCAAGCGCAATTCTCGTTAAAATTGATGGAGATGAAGCCGCAGATAAGGAGATTAATGACTTTAACCTGAATAACAACACAGAAAAGAAACTGCCCTTAAAACGGCTTTTCAGCAGAGAATACAGGCGTCCGATAATTATCGGGTTACTGCTGCCATTCTTCTCACAAGTTTGCGGTATAAATGCAGTCATTTATTATGGACCCAAAATTTTAGAGCAAGCAGGTTTCGCACTAAACAATGCACTAGGCGGACAGGTAACCATCGGTCTGGTTAACGTTGTTTTCACATTTGTAGCAATTCTCACAGTCGACAAATACGGGCGTAAACCGCTTTTGTATGTTGGGGTGGGTGGAGCTGTTACTGCTTTGATTATTATCGGTGTATTATTTTACAACGGATACACATCAGGTCCATGGATACTTATTAGCATCTTAATATTTATAGCATGCTTTGCATTCTCATTCGGGCCGGTTTGCTGGGTAATCATTGGTGAAATCTTTCCCAGTACTGTCAGAGGCAAGGCGATGTCTCTCGCTACACTTTCCTTATGGATAGGAAATTTTCTAGTAGGTCAGCTTACGCCTGCATTTCTTGAGTTTTTAGGGCCTGCATACACATTTTGGCTCTTCGCCGGATGTTGTGCACCTGCCTTAATACTGACATATAAGCTAATCCCTGAGACGAAGGGTCTTTCACTTGAAGATATCGAAACTTTATGGAGCGGCCATCATAAGAATGTCGCTTTAGATAATGATAAACATAAAGTAAACCCTTTATATCTGAAATCCTAA
- a CDS encoding alpha/beta hydrolase codes for MKQFLTVCLLFLSFSLKAQDVYSTKTNIPYYQDSTGHDQDYKSSRCLLDVYYPKNIKDFSTIIWFHGGGLTGGGKFIPKELMGKGYAVIGVGYRLSPKAKAPAYIEDAAAAVAWVFNHISEFGGNDKKIYLSGHSAGGYLAMLITLNKSYLEKYHIDANQIAELIPFSGQCITHFTVRAEKGIKETQPTIDEYAPLYWVRPDAPPIMLITGDAELELYGRFEENAYMLRMMKLVGHKKTRLLQLQGYDHGGMATPAFPLLLSEIANHERQRNQ; via the coding sequence ATGAAACAATTTCTAACCGTTTGCCTGCTTTTTCTAAGCTTCTCCCTGAAGGCCCAAGATGTCTACTCTACAAAAACAAACATTCCTTACTACCAAGACTCCACTGGTCATGATCAGGATTATAAATCGTCTCGATGTTTACTTGATGTTTATTATCCAAAAAATATCAAAGATTTCTCGACCATAATATGGTTTCATGGCGGAGGGCTAACCGGAGGGGGTAAATTCATTCCTAAGGAATTGATGGGAAAAGGATATGCAGTAATTGGAGTGGGATACCGGCTTTCACCTAAAGCCAAAGCACCTGCTTATATCGAAGACGCTGCTGCCGCTGTGGCCTGGGTTTTCAATCATATCAGTGAATTCGGGGGTAACGACAAAAAGATCTATTTATCAGGTCATTCAGCAGGCGGCTATCTGGCCATGCTTATCACGCTTAATAAATCGTATTTAGAAAAGTATCATATTGATGCCAATCAAATTGCTGAGCTTATTCCATTTAGCGGACAATGCATTACTCATTTCACTGTAAGGGCGGAAAAGGGGATTAAAGAAACCCAGCCAACTATTGATGAGTACGCACCATTGTATTGGGTACGCCCGGATGCGCCACCTATTATGCTTATAACAGGAGATGCGGAGCTTGAATTATACGGAAGATTTGAAGAAAATGCGTACATGTTGCGTATGATGAAGCTAGTTGGACATAAGAAGACCCGCCTTTTGCAATTACAAGGATATGATCATGGAGGAATGGCAACTCCTGCATTTCCCTTATTGTTATCAGAAATCGCTAATCACGAAAGACAGCGTAATCAATAA
- a CDS encoding GntR family transcriptional regulator, translated as MKYSIDHKSPVPLHAQAEELLRKLITEEAYQNGKLLPNEVELARLLAISRTTLRQAINKLVYDGLLVRKKRLGTKVNHSTVSSKSNNWLSFSQEMKLRGINIKNFELHVTWVLPDEAVANFFDIKPDKKVLKMERVRGRKDGPFVYFVSYFHPRIGLNGDEDFKRPLYELLEQDYYTIATLSKEEISAHAADHLIAEKLHIKIADPVLFRKRFVFDQGERPMEFNLGFYKADSFIYTVESRR; from the coding sequence ATGAAATACAGCATTGATCATAAAAGTCCTGTTCCACTACATGCCCAGGCTGAAGAATTGCTTAGAAAATTGATTACTGAGGAGGCATATCAAAACGGTAAATTATTACCTAATGAGGTAGAACTCGCCAGATTATTAGCCATATCGCGAACAACACTTCGCCAGGCAATAAACAAATTGGTGTATGACGGTTTACTCGTTCGGAAAAAGCGGCTAGGTACTAAAGTAAACCACTCAACGGTTAGCTCTAAATCAAATAATTGGCTAAGTTTCTCTCAAGAAATGAAGTTGAGGGGGATTAACATTAAAAATTTTGAATTGCATGTAACCTGGGTATTGCCAGATGAAGCCGTTGCAAATTTTTTTGACATCAAACCAGATAAAAAGGTCTTGAAAATGGAGCGCGTCCGCGGCAGAAAAGATGGACCATTTGTATACTTCGTGTCCTACTTTCATCCCAGAATTGGGCTTAACGGAGACGAGGATTTCAAACGACCTCTGTACGAACTACTAGAGCAAGATTATTACACAATTGCAACACTGTCTAAAGAAGAAATTAGTGCTCATGCAGCAGATCATTTAATTGCTGAAAAGTTGCACATCAAAATTGCAGATCCGGTGCTATTTCGAAAAAGATTTGTATTTGACCAGGGAGAACGACCGATGGAATTTAACTTAGGATTTTATAAAGCGGATAGTTTCATATATACTGTGGAAAGCCGCCGTTAA